A segment of the Streptomyces sp. NBC_00376 genome:
CGCGTTCTCAGTACATTGAACCGCGCGGTGGACGATCGGGGGGCGGGATGGCGGCGTACGTACCCGATGGCGACGGGCTCGACGACCGGGTGCCCTTCCTGGCCCGCCTGGAGCGCGAGGACCGGGTGTCCCTGCTCGGACTGGGCCGCGAACTCGGTTTCGCCTCCCGGGCCCCTCTGCTCAGGCAGGACGAGCCGTCCGCGTACGTCCTGCTGATCGTCAACGGCTGGACGAAGGTCACCACATCCGCGCCGAACGGTTACGAGGCGTTGCATGCGCTGCGCGGTCCCGGCGACATCGTGGGCGAATCGGCCGCGTTGACCGGCCGGCCACGCTCGGCGACGGTGACCGCGCTCTCCCCCGTGCGGGCCGTGGTCGTGGCGCACGAGAAGTTCCGCGCGTTCGTGACAGGCTCCGCCAGGGTCTCGCTCACGCTCCTGGCGTTGACCGCCGACCGTACGCGCGCTGCGGACCGGCGCAGCCTGGAGTTCGCGGCGATGACGGTACGGGAGCGCTTCGCCGTTCTGCTGCTGGATCTGGCACACACCCACGGCTGCCGTACGGACGAAGGCATCGAACTCGACATACCGCTCAGCAAACAGGAACTGGCCGGGGCGGTCGGTGCCTCCAGGGAAATGGTCCAGCGGCTGCTGAAGGACCTGCGTGAACGGGGCATCGTGCTGACGGGGCGACGGGCGATGGTGATCGTGCGGCCGGACGCGCTCCGCCGGATCGCACGGGCGCAGGACTCCGCCCGACCGGTCGTCCGCCACGAAGCCCCGTTCTCTCCGTAGAGAGGCTCCGTGCACTCCGCGGAGGGAAAGCGGTCGCAGCTGACTCTGTGCACACGGTCACACTCGAAGTGAGTCATCCGCCCTCACCACCACAGTCCCATCAGCCTCACGCTCGTGCCTTCGGCCCACGGAGACCCGAGCGAGAGGCACCCCATGAACGATCCCGTGAACAGCACGATCCTGCTGCTCGACATCGAGAAATACAGCGAGCGGGACGATGTCGAGCAGGCGTATCTGCGCCGCATGCTCTACGACCTCACCGACCGGGCACTGCTCGCCGCAGGGATCGACGAGACCCGGCGCAGGCGGGCGGACCGCGGCGACTCCGTGATGGAGTTGATCGACGCCAACTGCTCGGTGATCGCCCTGCTGCGGGCGCTGCTGACCGAGGTCCCGGCCCAGTTGCGCAGCCAGAACCGGCGTGCCTCCGCCTCGGCCCGGATGCGGCTTCGTGGAGTGGTCGCTTCGGGGTACGTCGCCGTGGACCGGCTCGACGGATGGGTCGGCAGCGATCTCAACCACGCGTGCAGGCTGCTGGACGCGGAGTTGCTGAGGACGGCGCTGCGGGAACGCCCGGACGACTTCGCGCTGTGCGTGTCCGATCCGGTCTACCGGGGCGTCGTGCGGCACAGCCACACCGGCGTACCGGCCGAGGAGTTTCGCTCCGTCACGGTGGACAGCAAGAACGGTCCGCTCGCCGCGTGGCTGCACGGCCCGCTTGCGAGTGAGCGTCCGCACCCCGCGAGCGGGAAGGCTGACGCCCCCTCGGACTCCGGCATCGCCCCGGCCACCCCGCAGCAACCGGCCCGGGCCTTCGACTTCGGCGGCGCCACGGTCAACGGAGGTGTCTTCGGCGGGACCAACCACGGCATCGGCGGCGGCACCTTCTCCGGGGACGTCCACCTCGGCGGCGGAGGCCGGGGGGAGACCCGTTGAGCGCCGAGGAACAGCCGCACGGCCCCCAGCCCCCGGCAGGCGGAGACCAGTCCTCCGAGGCGCCGGACGGCCGCCAGGCCGACGGGGAGGCGACCGAGGAGACCGACCAGCCGCAGCCCGCCTGGGCGGCCCGGCGGGACCTGGAGAACCACACCCCGCGGACCATCGGATTCGGGGACGGCGCCCAGGTCGGCGGAGGTGTCTTCGGCGGGACCAACCACGGCATCGGCGGCGGCACCTTCTACGGGGACATCCTGCTCGACAGGACCGAGATCATCTACCAGTTCGGCGCGTCCTCCGCACTCCACGCCTCGGGCGAGATCTCGCAGTCCACCCTGGAGGAGCTGTCGGCCTGTTTCGTGCCCGCGTGCGCCGACTTCGAGGCGTTGGCCGACCGGCTGCGCGAGGAGCATGTCCTGGTGGTCTCGGGCCCGTACTTCGCGGGTCGGCGGACCGCCGCGCTCATGCTGCTGCACCGGCTCCGCGCGGATCCGGTCCGGGCGATCGGCCGGGACACCACCCCCGGGCAGCTCACGGCCGGTCTCGGGGGCGGCGAGACGCGCGACGGCCGGACCACCGGCCATGTCCTGTGCGATCTGATCACCGAGCCGGGCCGGCCGCTGCGGGAGGCGGATCTGCTGGCTGCCCGCAAGGAGCTGGGCGAGGACGCGTATCTGGTGATCACCGTGGGGCCGACGGCCCTGCTGGAGGACGTACCGGTGGTGAGCTGGCAGGCTCCCCCGCCGGGTGATGTCCTCGCCGCGCACCTGGGGGTGCTGGTGGGCGAGGACCGCGTGTCGGAGCTGCTGGCCCTGCCCGCCGTGACCGCGTTCCTCGAACGCAGCCATCAGCCGCGCGAGGCCGCCGAGTTCGCCCGGCTCCTGGCAAGGTACGAGACCGGGGAGGCCGATGCCGCGAAGCTCGGGGCCTTCTCACTGGTCGCGTTGGAGAACCAGGTCCAGGAGTGGTTCGAGGACGACGGGACCGTACTGCACCTGCGGGACAAGGCGTTCCTCGTCGCCCTGGCCGCCTTCGACGAGGGCCCGTACGCCCTGACAGCGGAGCTGAGCGATCTGCTCTACGTCTTCCTCCACGAAATCGAGAGCGGGAGGCGGTCCGCCACCGTCCCGGTCTTCGGCACGCACATCGGCAAGCGGCTCCAGCTCGCCCGTGCCCGGCGGTTCGAGGCCGAGGAGCCCACCGAGTGGGGTCCGGTCCGACAGGTGAAGGCCGCCTACCTGGACGAGCGGGCCCCTCTCGTGCTGCTGCGCGAGATATGGACCGGGCACCCCTCGGCACGGCCCGCGCTCGTGCACTGGCTGCAACAGCTGGCCGGGGACGGACGGCCGTTCGTGCGGACCCGCGCCGCCTCCACCGTCGCCGTGCTCGCCCATACCGATCTGCCGTCCGCCATGGCGCTGGTCATCGAGCCGTGGGCCTCCTCGCACCTCTACCGGCACCGCCTCGTCGCCGTCAACGCGCTCACGCTCACCCACGTGCTGGGCACTCCCAACGTGCCGCGCATCCTCGACGCCTGGTGCGAGAGCGACGAGTCGCCGCTGCGCTGGGTGGCCATCCGCGCCCATGGACTGATCGGGCCGGAACGCCCCTTCGAGACCCTGGCGGCGCTTCGCGCGGCAGCCCGGCACCAGGCAGGACAGCCGGAGCCCGACGCGGATCTCTCGGGGCAACTCGCCGAATCCGTAGAACTGTTGCTGCTGTCATCAGCGGGCGACGACGTGCTCGCGGGGCTGCTCAAGACGCTGCACGACGACCGTCCGGCGACCGAACTCGCACTCGGTGGCTTCATCAGCGCCTGCCGTCGGAGCGAGCAGGACGAACGCCACGGGCAGCCGCGGGTTCTGTCCTGGTACGCACGGGCGTCAGCAGCGCGGACACCGGCCGCCACCGCCATCGTCGAACTGTGGCGCACCGCTCTGGGGAGCCGAGGCCACACCCGGGACGCCCTGGACGTACTGCGCCGCTGGGTGCTGTCGGCGGACCACGACCCCGGCACGGAATGGGCGCTCGCCGCCCTGCTGCCCTCGCTCGCCACCACGTCGTCGGAGCACCAGCGGCTCAGCCATCTCCTGCGGACGATGCCCGGCGAGGACGGCACCGATCCCCCGCCCGTGGCAGGCCGGCTACTGGCCGCCCTGCCTCATCCCTGACCTGCGATCCCACACACAGCAACAGGAGAGTGCCCATGCCCGAATTCCGCCGAGCACCCGACTGGGACCAACGGGCCGACCGCGCAACACGGTTGACCGACCCGGTGGTCACGGTCCGGCAGCTGTCCCGGTTCGGATTCGCCCGCCGCCCGCTCACCCGCATCGACCACGCCCTGGTCTTCTCGGCCCCGGACGGCTCGTACGACACCTACCTCCCGCCGCTCCGCCCCACCCGGGCCGGAGCCGCCGCGAAGCGATACACCTCGGTGTACGAGGTCGACATGGGTGTTCATCCCGTGCGCGAGGTGATCGGCCTGCCGAGCGACGACGACGCCTTCGAGTTCGCTGTGGTCGTCGAGCTGTCGTGGCAGGTCGTCGATCCCGCGCTGTTCGTGGCGAGCCGGCACCGTGACGTACCACGGCTGCTGATCGGCGAACTGGAGCAGTCGGCCCGGTCGGTCACCCGCCGCTACCCCGCCTCCCGGAGCGCGGAGGCCGAGGAGGCGCTGCTGAGGGAAGTGCGCGCACAGGGCGCACTCGGCACCCGGGCGGGACTCGCGGTGACCTGGACCGTACGGCTGCGCGGTGAT
Coding sequences within it:
- a CDS encoding Crp/Fnr family transcriptional regulator, which translates into the protein MAAYVPDGDGLDDRVPFLARLEREDRVSLLGLGRELGFASRAPLLRQDEPSAYVLLIVNGWTKVTTSAPNGYEALHALRGPGDIVGESAALTGRPRSATVTALSPVRAVVVAHEKFRAFVTGSARVSLTLLALTADRTRAADRRSLEFAAMTVRERFAVLLLDLAHTHGCRTDEGIELDIPLSKQELAGAVGASREMVQRLLKDLRERGIVLTGRRAMVIVRPDALRRIARAQDSARPVVRHEAPFSP